In the genome of Aspergillus luchuensis IFO 4308 DNA, chromosome 2, nearly complete sequence, one region contains:
- the yth1 gene encoding cleavage polyadenylation factor RNA-binding subunit YTH1 (BUSCO:EOG092654KW;~COG:A;~EggNog:ENOG410PKZQ;~InterPro:IPR000571,IPR036855;~PFAM:PF00642;~go_function: GO:0046872 - metal ion binding [Evidence IEA]): MTADVSHAASRVLTSNSPRDPSFDDFSFVPFLRQSYGFGLASDVPVCKAYSEGHCPLGPACPDRHPTPSRVTTSTTTASGLAPSTTHGSLVCKHFLKGLCKKGLKCEYLHEYNLRRMPECQSFSRSGYCPNGDDCLYQHVREQARLPPCEHYDRGFCELGPLCAKRHVRRRLCQYYLAGFCPDGKACVDAHPRWSENLPRPQIRVEKTEEELERERALIREEQEKEKEREREWRSERGRGGGFMRGRYRGRGRG, encoded by the coding sequence ATGACGGCAGACGTGAGCCATGCAGCATCACGCGTGCTCACCTCCAACAGTCCCCGCGACCCGAGCTTTGATGACTTCTCCTTCgtccccttcctccgccaGAGCTACGGCTTCGGCCTCGCCAGTGATGTACCCGTCTGCAAAGCCTACAGCGAAGGCCACTGCCCTCTGGGACCAGCCTGTCCCGATCGCCACCCGACCCCATCGCGTGTCACCACgtcgaccaccaccgcgTCGGGACTAGCACCGTCAACCACACATGGGTCGCTGGTCTGCAAGCATTTCCTCAAGGGACTCTGCAAAAAGGGTCTCAAGTGCGAGTACCTTCATGAATACAACCTCCGCCGCATGCCGGAATGCCAGTCCTTCTCGCGGTCCGGCTACTGTCCCAATGGCGACGACTGCCTGTATCAGCACGTGCGGGAGCAGGCGCGTCTGCCCCCCTGTGAACACTACGACCGGGGATTCTGCGAGCTGGGACCCCTGTGTGCCAAGCGGCATGTTCGTCGGCGCTTGTGTCAATACTACTTGGCTGGGTTTTGTCCGGACGGCAAGGCCTGCGTGGATGCTCATCCCCGGTGGTCGGAGAACCTCCCCCGTCCGCAAATCCGGGTCGAGAAGAccgaagaggagctggagcggGAACGGGCCTTGATccgggaggagcaggagaaggagaaggagcgtgagagggagtggaggagTGAGCGTGGTCGCGGTGGAGGCTTCATGCGGGGTCGGTACCGGGGACGTGGACGcggatag
- a CDS encoding glycoside hydrolase family 18 protein (CAZy:GH18;~COG:G;~EggNog:ENOG410PFYY;~InterPro:IPR011583,IPR029070,IPR001223,IPR017853, IPR001579;~PFAM:PF00704;~go_function: GO:0004553 - hydrolase activity, hydrolyzing O-glycosyl compounds [Evidence IEA];~go_function: GO:0008061 - chitin binding [Evidence IEA];~go_process: GO:0005975 - carbohydrate metabolic process [Evidence IEA]), with protein sequence MFSGSSLFPHWRRKAAERSSNSSYEVPFFLNAAYYPNWRIYRKQPPSALRLGFISHIFYAFAWVKEDGTVYLSDEWADAQMPVDGTNGCLRAFAQLKPQYSKMKLILSVGGGGKGSENFAQVARSQSRTETFARSARALVDQFGLDGIDVDWEYPSDPQEGSDYIRLLARLREVLPAPRYVLASCLPAGPWALRNIDLSKAQLYLDLINIMAYDFSGPWENQSGHQAQLFSKHPAAISCQNSISYILNQGVDPKKLLLGIPAYGRSFLGSSGVGQRYVGCGGEDGVFDYSQLPRPGAKEHHDSSLGAAYCVGGDGGFVTYDTPQTVQQKAKFVTKMKLGGLFYWHIGGDARGPRSLIETGYNTLHDM encoded by the exons ATGTTCTCCggctcctccctctttccgCACTGGCGGCGCAAAGCAGCCGAACGCTCCAGTAATAGTTCCTACGAggtgcccttcttcttaaACGCTGCCTATTATCCCAATTGGAGGATATACCGGAAACAGCCTCCGTCGGCCCTTCGATTGGGCTTCATTTCCCATATCTTCTACGCGTTTGCATG GGTTAAAGAAGATGGTACCGTTTAT CTCAGTGACGAATGGGCCGATGCACAAATGCCCGTCGACGGCACTAACGGCTGCCTGCGGGCCTTCGCGCAACTGAAGCCGCAGTATTCTAAAATGAAGCTCATTCTTTCAGTCGGAGGAGGCGGCAAGGGCAGCGAGAACTTCGCCCAAGTGGCCCGCAGTCAATCTCGCACCGAGACGTTTGCTCGGAGCGCGAGGGCGCTGGTGGACCAGTTTGGTCTGGATGGTATTGACG TGGACTGGGAATACCCCTCCGACCCACAAGAAGGATCGGACTATATCCGTCTGCTGGCGCGACTGCGCGAAGTCCTCCCGGCCCCGCGTTATGTTCTGGCCTCTTGTCTGCCGGCCGGTCCATGGGCTCTCCGCAACATCGATCTTTCCAAGGCGCAACTCTATCTCGACCTGATCAATATCATGGCGTATGATTTCTCGGGCCCCTGGGAGAACCAGTCGGGTCATCAAGCCCAGCTCTTCAGCAAGCATCCCGCAGCGATTTCTTGCCAAAACTCCATCTCATACATACTCAACCAGGGCGTCGATCCCAAGAAGTTACTTCTCGGGATCCCCGCGTATGGCCGCTCGTTCCTGGGTAGCAGTGGAGTTGGTCAGCGGTATGTAGGCTGTGGCGGTGAAGACGGCGTCTTCGACTATAGCCAGCTGCCGCGACCGGGAGCCAAGGAGCATCACGACAGCAGTCTGGGAGCAGCATACTGCGTAGGCGGTGATGGCGGGTTTGTCACATACGACACGCCCCAAACAGTCCAGCAGAAGGCGAAATTCGTCACGAAAATGAAGCTGGGTGGGCTATTCTATTGGCATATTGGAGGCGACGCGCGGGGACCGCGAAGTCTGATTGAAACAGGGTATAACACATTGCATGACATGtag
- a CDS encoding uncharacterized protein (COG:S;~EggNog:ENOG410PNSR;~InterPro:IPR022185;~PFAM:PF12505;~TransMembrane:1 (i36-59o)) produces the protein MAGDSKPEVIESANVAAATAKPSFGARVARHFKRWWWVYIIALIVIVLVVVLPVVYVAYPKEAQHIVNDSNLTVTSMIISDPSPSSFDLHQLQVVGSNSSFHPTFYSFSAAISLLGSAVFTHVQVPQFNGHNGVVIDVNQRANLTNETAFAEFCKAAIMNEQFPLNVYGKPQLKEGSLPKTTVTYNKTAMVTGLNKLAGFDLVDMSIGTNNTDGTNAKGTVYIPNPSDISIAVGNLTLNLEVNNTGIGQAFIYDLTINPGNNTVPMTANVSTLTVASMLGNYPDYMIPIDITGNSSIYNNQPLLYIEEALASLKLQVHLNVTQALGG, from the exons ATGGCCGGTGACAGCAAGCCTGAAGTGATCGAAAGTGCTAACGTGGCCGCGGCCACGGCCAAGCCCAGCTTTGGCGCTCGCGTGGCTAGGCACTTCAAgcgatggtggtgggtgtaCATCATCGCCTTGATCGTGATTGTTCTTGTAGTGGTGCTTCCTGT AGTCTATGTCGCATACCCCAAGGAGGCTCAACACATCGTCAATGACTCCAACCTGACTGTCACATCGATGATCATCAGTGACCCCTCACCTTCATCCTTCGACCTCCACCAACTACAGGTTGTTGGATCCAACAGCTCTTTCCACCCGACCTTCTACTCCTTCTCGGCAGCCATCAGCCTGCTGGGATCCGCCGTCTTCACTCACGTTCAGGTTCCCCAGTTCAACGGCCACAATGGCGTTGTCATCGATGTCAACCAGCGTGCGAACCTGACCAACGAAACGGCATTCGCCGAGTTCTGCAAGGCCGCCATCATGAACGAGCAGTTCCCTCTCAACGTCTACGGCAAGCCCCAGCTAAAAGAGGGAAGTCTACCCAAGACCACTGTGACCTACAACAAGACCGCCATGGTGACAG GCCTCAACAAGCTCGCCGGCTTTGACCTCGTGGACATGTCAATTGGAACAAACAACACAGACGGCACCAACGCCAAGGGAACCGTctacatccccaacccctccgaCATCAGCATCGCCGTG GGCAACCTAACCCTCAACCTGGAGGTCAACAACACCGGCATCGGCCAGGCCTTCATCTACGACCTCACCATCAACCCAGGAAACAACACCGTCCCCATGACCGCCAACGTCAGCACCCTCACCGTCGCCAGCATGCTAGGCAACTACCCGGACTACATGATCCCCATCGACATCACCGGCAACTCAAGCATCTACAACAACCAGCCGCTCCTCTACATCGAAGAAGCGCTGGCATCGCTCAAACTGCAGGTTCACTTGAACGTGACGCAGGCATTGGGCGGTTAA
- a CDS encoding uncharacterized protein (COG:S;~EggNog:ENOG410PJP6;~InterPro:IPR011990,IPR006597;~PFAM:PF08238;~go_function: GO:0005515 - protein binding [Evidence IEA]) — MASRPKFDHRSPSHDVLRSGAPSPRIEHYDGEIPPALSPLDAFAAQGRLLARQLEESARRNRRMSRLPPSSVARSLSQPRPGYFRSPSSSDSSTGARGHGGRNELSRQPTQKLSPEVEEPKFRPQSEHPRLSAVSHLTSEVGDYPEEDEDTTPKKEPSVNALDLPRAESPEDAMSSHSAPEAPPEGPPRFYAVSPTGLTPGGPPPSLGVSMVAPSRTSSTDSVSRLNIPPRGLAPPGSPLSRPSSSARAVQPESSDDDYSSSNAGSTFSKPRKMSASSAVSLPYSSMSSSMTRSHPRSPSMSSETSNAGNYLQRPYNFSRPLSRSSTSLSAPGPRASPEPPVANSQGALNRGHKPSPIVVPSPSDLPINPNEDPSSAVSCYTYAKYSLPRGRAVSRDSVVFSGLQTPHFEWQEPLFESPTRHSTAGPPQPARTPSPTPSLQASIHSKTRSMYESPASARHLTPEPPLPQQSPSSPEVRPSPAIPAEPEPEPEPSVAEPAPTEPVPTAPAPTDPEPTEVAPTENTPTEQREAEAPKIDHTDATSSAGSESTVRPQTARTNTTTSAVITADEHVTKGIECHERGSLNESTYHLRIAAKQNHPTGMLLYALACRHGWGMRPNQREGVQWLRKAVDSVGIELMDDSNPTIPARAKELQKAYRAQFALSIYELGVSHLNGWGIEQDKSLALRCFEIAGQWGDGDALAEAGFCYAEGIGCKKDLKKAAKFYRQAEAKGISMVGNSWIYKDKYMDEESSSNSRGRGQPGSTPEKKQRSKSRTRSLFHRKKSVATEA; from the exons ATGGCCTCCCGGCCCAAATTTGATCAccgctctccctcccacgaCGTCCTTCGCAGCGGGGCTCCGTCTCCACGCATTGAGCACTATGATGGTGAAATCCCTCCAGCGCTCTCTCCACTCGATGCCTTCGCTGCTCAAGGTCGACTCCTTGCTCGTCAACTGGAGGAATCGGCACGGAGGAACCGGCGCATGAGCAGACTGCCTCCGTCCAGTGTGGCTCGTTCGCTCTCGCAACCCCGTCCCGGCTATTTTCGATCCCCATCGTCGAGCGATTCTTCCACTGGCGCAAGAGGTCATGGTGGACGCAATGAACTGTCAAGACAACCTACGCAGAAGTTGAGCCCCGAGGTGGAGGAACCCAAATTTCGCCCGCAGTCTGAACATCCTCGTCTGAGTGCGGTATCGCACCTGACCAGCGAAGTGGGAGATTACcccgaggaggacgaagacacGACTCCGAAAAAAGAGCCGAGCGTGAACGCCCTTGACCTGCCACGCGCCGAATCACCCGAGGATGCCATGTCCTCACACAGCGCACCTGAAGCTCCGCCGGAAGGCCCTCCTCGGTTCTATGCTGTCTCCCCCACTGGCCTTACTCCGGGCGGCCCGCCCCCTTCGCTGGGGGTCTCGATGGTGGCACCGTCTCGGACCTCTTCGACTGATTCTGTCTCTCGCTTGAACATTCCCCCACGAGGCCTAGCACCCCCGGGATCGCCACTGTCTAGGCCATCGAGTAGTGCTCGAGCCGTACAGCCCGAAAGCTCCGACGATGACTACAGCAGCTCGAATGCCGGGTCGACGTTCTCAAAGCCCCGAAAGATGTCCGCCAGCAGCGCCGTATCACTGCCATACTCTTCGATGTCCTCTTCCATGACACGCTCGCATCCCCGATCGCCGTCTATGAGCTCCGAGACTTCGAACGCTGGCAATTATCTGCAAAGGCCCTATAATTTTTCACGTCCCTTGAGTCGGTCAAGCACAAGTCTCTCTGCCCCAGGTCCGAGGGCTTCGCCGGAACCGCCAGTTGCCAACTCGCAAGGCGCGCTAAATCGTGGACATAAGCCTAGTCCCATTGTGGTACCATCGCCATCGGACCTGCCGATCAACCCCAATGAAGACCCATCTTCTGCTGTTTCTTGCTACACCTATGCCAAGTACTCGCTGCCCCGGGGACGTGCGGTTTCGCGGGATTCGGTGGTCTTCTCCGGCCTCCAAACCCCTCATTTCGAGTGGCAGGAGCCTTTGTTCGAGAGCCCAACTCGGCACAGCACAGCGGGACCTCCGCAACCCGCAAGGACCCCGTCGCCTACCCCCTCTCTGCAGGCTTCAATCCACTCGAAGACGCGCTCAATGTATGAGTCTCCCGCTTCTGCTCGTCACTTGACGCCGGAGCCCCCTCTGCCTCAACAAAGCCCGTCATCTCCGGAAGTCAGACCATCTCCAGCGATTCCTGCCGAGCCTGAGCCCGAGCCCGAGCCTTCTGTTGCGGAGCCTGCACCTACCGAGCCTGTACCTACCGCGCCTGCACCTACTGATCCTGAGCCTACCGAGGTTGCTCCCACCGAAAATACTCCTACGGAACAACGGGAAGCAGAGGCCCCGAAGATAGACCACACCGATGCCACTTCCTCTGCAGGTTCTGAATCGACCGTTCGTCCGCAAACCGCGCGCACAAACACGACAACATCGGCTGTAATTACCGCGGATGAGCATGTGACCAAGGGTATCGAATGCCATGAAAGAGGGTCTTTGAATGAATCGACATATCACCTGCGCATTGCAGCCAAGCAGAACCATCCAACCGGAATGTTACTTTACGCGTTGGCTTGTCGACATGGCTGGGGTATGCGACCGAATCAACGGGAGGGTGTGCAGTGGTTGCGCAAGGCGGTGGATTCTGTTGGTATCGAATTGATGGACGATTCGAACCCAACCATTCCCGCTCGTGCCAAGGAGCTACAGAAGGCTTATCGAGCGCAGTTTGCCTTGAGTATCTACGAGCTTGGAGTAAGTCATCTGAACGGATGGGGTATCGAGCAGGACAAGTCCCTGGCCTTGCGTTGCTTCGAGATCGCGGGCCAATGGGGCGACGGCGATGCCCTAGCGGAGGCCGGCTTCTGCTACGCCGAAGGTATTGGATGCAAAAAGGACCTGAAGAAAGCGGCGAAATTCTACCGGCAGGCGGAAGCGAAGGGCATCAGTATGGTTGGGAACAGTTG GATCTACAAGGACAAGTACATGGACGAGGAGTCCAGCTCGAACTCGCGTGGTCGGGGCCAGCCTGGCAGTACTCCCGAAAAGAAACAGCGCAGCAAATCCCGAACCCGCAGTCTTTTCCATCGCAAAAAGTCGGTTGCAACTGAAGCATAG
- a CDS encoding uncharacterized protein (COG:S;~EggNog:ENOG410PHWH;~InterPro:IPR039860;~TransMembrane:6 (i38-58o78-99i119-138o144-167i179-200o223-247i)): MLNRLRNRSLYDLLHVDPSRDRAHVYETSWLLPPLPYAILRGTISLYIFTSIFFIWGWSGTHGDRAEIGESFSYFTWLTYWGIGFYMLFASIHTACYALKGHSVLFDRWPRALRALHGLFYTTVTTYPFLVTVVFWGILYSGPWYTVTFSGWQNISQHGLNSVYALSEIILPTTAPHPFLSLTVLIFILLLYVSLAYLTYHTEGFYTYSFLDPGPHGEKSGHVAGYCFAILAIIIVFFLFSWCAIWLRRRATGGKVKRSVYDRDYAGAGMGDVEGEMGVEELREEK; encoded by the exons ATGCTGAACCGACTGAGAAACCGCTCCCTCTACGACCTCCTCCACGTCGATCCCTCTCGAGACCGTGCCCACGTCTACGAAACCTCCtggcttctccctcccctcccctacGCCATCCTCCGCGGCACCATCTCCCTCTACATCTTTAccagcatcttcttcatctggggTTGGAGCGGCACTCATGGCGACCGTGCAGAAATCGGCGAGAGCTTCAGCTACTTCACCTGGCTGACCTACTGGGGAATAGGTTTCTACATGCTCTTCGCCTCCATCCACACGGCCTGCTATGCACTGAAGGGCCATTCGGTCCTTTTTGACCGCTGGCCTCGCGCTCTTCGCGCTCTCCATGGCCTCTTCTACACCACCGTCACTACCTACCCATTCCTCGTGACCGTCGTCTTCTGGGGAATCCTCTACTCGGGTCCTTGGTACACCGTGACATTCAGCGGATGGCAGAAT ATCTCCCAACACGGCCTTAACTCCGTCTACGCCCTATCAGAAATCATCCTCCCAACCACCGCCCCGCACCCATTCCTCAGTCTCACCGTGctgatcttcatcctccttctctacGTCTCCCTCGCCTATCTCACCTACCACACTGAGGGGTTCTACACGTACTCGTTCCTTGACCCCGGTCCGCATGGCGAGAAGAGTGGCCATGTTGCGGGCTACTGTTTCGCCATTCTGGCGATCATCAtcgttttcttcttgttctcgtGGTGCGCCATTTGGTTGAGGCGGAGAGCGACTGgcgggaaggtgaagaggtcCGTCTATGATAGGGATTATGCGGGTGCTGGGATGGGTGATGTTGAGGGGGAAATGGGAGTGGAGGAgctgagggaggagaagtgA
- a CDS encoding DUF1776 domain-containing protein (COG:S;~EggNog:ENOG410PFR7;~InterPro:IPR013952,IPR036291;~PFAM:PF08643;~TransMembrane:1 (o84-102i)), with protein MTSDDQFFFDYLASIPHDVRRYSLQVAESIDRQVDHAANALRDTLSSQSWLPTSVRPVSRNRPSPPIPRGFVDRVHTWFLRNRAWSAAIIAFLGTSCVLYYGNKKLNGKRRRARRAGNGARKEIVVVAGSPHEPMTRAIAADLERRGYIVYVTVTSAEEEHIVQSENRADIKALWLDLSATPSSPSEIHPSLNEIYSLISRPQSPMAGVPPHTCQLSGLILVPSPNYASGPVATIPPSSWIDTVNTRLLSPILTTQIFLPLLTLRNSNSTIVVAYPSISSSLSAPFTGPEVATTRALSGFATSLRRELSLLQQNNIDVVELKLGNIDLGSQYRNAQSHITGTEALAWSVQQRSLYASQYLNSIEQRPAASAGPSTIRGSPARALHYAVLDALDPPSKDIFGRRVAKNSVIYVGRGARTYHFIGEWVPAGLVGWMLGLRTGQQTPPENGSGGSSETSWEKV; from the exons atgactAGTGACGACCAGTTTTTCTTCGACTAC cttgccTCGATACCGCATGACGTAAGGAGATATTCTCTCCAAGTCGCCGAGTCGATCGACCGACAAGTGGACCACGCAGCCAACGCACTCCGCGATACCCTCTCCAGCCAGTCATGGCTACCTACTTCCGTTCGGCCCGTATCCAGAAACCGACCCAGTCCGCCCATACCGCGAGGATTCGTTGATCGCGTGCACACTTGGTTCTTGCGCAACCGGGCATGGAGTGCTGCCATCATCGCGTTCTTGGGCACCAGTTGTGTGTTGTATTATGGGAATAAGAAACTGAACGGAAAGCGACGGAGAGCCAGGCGAGCTGGAAATGGAGCCCGGAAGGAAATAGTGG TCGTCGCCGGGTCGCCTCATGAGCCGATGACCAGAGCGATCGCCGCCGATCTGGAACGTCGAGGTTACATAGTCTACGTGACAGTCACATCCGCAGAGGAGGAACATATTGTGCAGTCGGAAAACCGAGCAGATATCAAAGCCCTCTGGCTGGATCTCTCAGCC acaccctcctcaccttccGAAATACATCCCTCCCTTAATGAGATCTACTCCCTTATTTCTCGACCTCAGTCGCCCATGGCCGGTGTGCCCCCGCACACCTGCCAACTAAGCGGCCTCATCCTCGTGCCCTCTCCGAACTACGCCTCCGGCCCCGTGGCCACAATCCCACCTTCTTCCTGGATCGACACCGTCAACACccgtcttctctctcccatccTCACAACCCagatcttcctccctctcctcaccctccgcAACTCCAACAGCACCATCGTCGTCGCCTACCCGTCCATTTCCTCGTCCCTTTCTGCTCCCTTCACCGGACCCGAAGTCGCAACCACTCGCGCCCTGTCAGGGTTCGCAACCTCCTTGCGCAGAGAACTCAGCCTCCTCCAACAGAACAACATCGACGTTGTGGAACTCAAGCTCGGTAACATCGACCTGGGTTCGCAGTATCGCAACGCCCAGAGTCACATCACTGGCACGGAAGCCCTTGCCTGGAGTGTGCAACAACGATCTCTATACGCCTCGCAGTATCTCAACAGCATCGAACAGCGACCAGCTGCATCCGCCGGGCCTAGCACGATCCGCGGCTCGCCAGCCCGGGCTCTACACTACGCTGTCCTGGACGCACTAGACCCCCCATCGAAGGATATCTTCGGCAGAAGGGTGGCCAAGAACTCGGTCATCTATGTCGGCCGGGGAGCACGGACGTACCACTTCATCGGCGAGTGGGTTCCTGCTGGACTGGTAGGCTGGATGCTGGGGTTGCGGACCGGACAGCAAACACCCCCGGAGAATGGGAGTGGGGGTAGTAGTGAGACGAGCTGGGAGAAGGTTTAA
- the PHO85_1 gene encoding negative regulator of the PHO system (COG:D;~EggNog:ENOG410PGBA;~InterPro:IPR017441,IPR008271,IPR000719,IPR011009;~PFAM:PF06293,PF07714,PF01163,PF00069;~go_function: GO:0004672 - protein kinase activity [Evidence IEA];~go_function: GO:0005524 - ATP binding [Evidence IEA];~go_process: GO:0006468 - protein phosphorylation [Evidence IEA]), whose product MFSSSHQGSFKKLEKLGQGTYATVYKGRNRETNELVALKEINLDAEEGAPSTAIREVSLLRRLTHENILTLHDVINVEDKLVLVFEYMDQDLKRYIDTQNSPLDTVTARSFVYQLLRGVSFCHENGILHRDLKPENLLLNQDGRLKLADFGLGRASVFPSAHSRMTWSLFGIVPQTCFLEVARTTPA is encoded by the exons ATGTTTTCATCGTCTCATCAGGGTTCTTTCAAGAAACTGGAGAAG CTGGGCCAGGGAACATATGCAACG GTTTATAAAGGACGCAATCGCGAGACAAACGAATTGGTGGCCTTGAAAGAAATCAATCTCGACGCTGAGGAAGGCGCTCCTTCAACGGCTATCCGGGAAGTCTCATTGCTGAGACGCCTCACACACGAGAACATCCTGACCCTGCACGATGTGATAAACGTTGAAGACAAATTGGTGCTGGTCTTTGAGTACATGGATCAGGATCTAAAGCGCTACATTGACACTCAAAATAGCCCCCTTGACACCGTTACGGCAAGATCTTTTGTCTATCAGTTGCTGCGCGGTGTTTCTTTCTGTCATGAGAACGGCATCTTACATCGAGACCTGAAGCCCGAGAACCTACTCCTCAACCAGGATGGGCGACTAAAACTTGCGGATTTTGGACTGGGCCGTGCGTCGGTATTCCCATCAGCACATTCTCGAATGACGTGGTCACTCTTTGGTATCGTCCCCCAGACGTGCTTCTTGGAAGTCGCACGTACAACACCAGCATAG
- the PHO85_2 gene encoding negative regulator of the PHO system (COG:D;~EggNog:ENOG410PGBA;~InterPro:IPR000719,IPR011009;~go_function: GO:0004672 - protein kinase activity [Evidence IEA];~go_function: GO:0005524 - ATP binding [Evidence IEA];~go_process: GO:0006468 - protein phosphorylation [Evidence IEA]), whose protein sequence is MAEMYTGSALFAGTTNAEQLLKIFDIMGTPTELTWPGVSQLPEYRNDFPSRSPQSLQQIIPSLDPVGVDLLERMLQLRPEARISATEALNHPWFQGFD, encoded by the coding sequence ATGGCAGAGATGTATACAGGCTCTGCATTATTCGCTGGAACAACAAATGCAGAGCAAttgttgaagatcttcgatATTATGGGCACACCAACCGAGCTCACCTGGCCAGGCGTCAGTCAATTGCCCGAATACAGAAACGACTTCCCGTCTCGCTCTCCACAAAGTCTGCAACAAATTATACCGTCGTTAGACCCTGTGGGGGTCGACCTTCTGGAACGCATGTTGCAACTACGTCCAGAAGCACGCATCAGCGCCACAGAGGCTTTAAATCACCCGTGGTTCCAGGGGTTTGATTGA
- a CDS encoding metalloendopeptidase WSS1 (COG:P;~EggNog:ENOG410PHT8;~InterPro:IPR013536,IPR001876;~MEROPS:MER0215799;~PFAM:PF08325) produces the protein MREIDPLIFEYQHEKQRPRESEALLILRKVASLVKPIMRRRDWKVGTLCEFYPHQRNLLGLNVNAGQKICLRLRYPSDQRQFLPIEQVVDTMLHELCHIVHGPHNQQFHALWNQLRDEHEELVMKGYTGEGFLSEGRRLGGRKMPVDEARRVARAAAEQRRSLSAGSGRRLGGAPVLRGTDMRRVIADAAQRRIEVTNGCASGADNSAELAEEASRNGFRTKAEEDDANERAIMEAYIDLIEQEERERYGPSYIPPSHDNPAGPRTTLSPPPVPENSRPRGPSQPAETIDLVSDDKLYDKPWSCPTCTLENPANFLCCDACASERPRPTTTRSVSGPPTATASSSQTKPAAVKKNKRSMSPSSRYTGFKNRTRAVESLAALERDANKRPLGWLCDSCGAFMETEWWTCSNCGLMKRAS, from the exons ATGCGCGAAATAGACCCACTCATTTTTGAATACCAGCATGAAAAGCAACGACCGCGGGAATCGGAGGCGTTATTGATTCTCCGGAAGGTCGCTTCCCTGGTAAAACCCATCATGCGACGACGAGACTGGAAAGTCGGTACGCTATGTGAATTCTATCCCCATCAGCGGAACCTGCTTGGGTTGAATGTCAATGCGGGCCAGAAGATTTGTCTACGGCTGCGGTATCCTTCTGATCAGCGCCAGTTCTTACCTATCGAGCAGGTAGTGGATACGATGCTTCATGA GCTATGTCATATAGTGCATGGACCGCATAACCAGCAGTTTCATGCACTTTGGAACCAGCTACGGGATGAGCATGAAGAGCTTGTCATGAAAGGCTACACGGGAGAAGGGTTCCTTTCTGAAGGACGACGGTTAGGAGGGCGGAAAATGCCTGTCGATGAAGCACGCCGTGTAGCCAGAGCAGCTGCGGAACAGAGACGGTCTCTATCTGCTGGATCTGGACGACGACTTGGGGGTGCGCCTGTCCTGCGCGGAACTGACATGCGCCGAGTCATTGCAGATGCTGCACAGAGGCGCATAGAAGTGACGAATGGTTGTGCCTCAGGCGCTGACAACAGTGCCGAACTTGCAGAGGAAGCCTCTAGGAATGGCTTCCGAacgaaggcggaggaagacgatgccaATGAGCGAGCTATCATGGAAGCGTATATTGATCTGATTGAACAGGAAGAGCGTGAGAGATATGGCCCTTCCTACATTCCGCCGAGTCATGATAATCCCGCTGGTCCGCGGACAACGCTGTCTCCGCCCCCTGTTCCGGAGAACAGCAGGCCGAGGGGGCCCTCGCAGCCTGCAGAGACTATTGACCTTGTCTCAGATGATAAGCTGTATGATAAGCCGTGGTCATGTCCGACGTGCACGCTCGAAAATCCAGCGAACTTTCTTTGCTGTGATGCGTGTGCATCAGAACGTCCGCGACCAACGACCACCAGGTCTGTTTCGGGCCCTCCTACTGCTACAGCCAGTTCGAGTCAGACAaaaccagcagcagtgaaaaagaacaagaggtCCATGAGTCCGTCGAGCAGGTACACGGGGTTCAAAAACCGGACTCGTGCTGTGGAATCATTAGCTGCCCTCGAGCGGGACGCCAACAAGCGTCCTCTCGGATGGTTATGTGATAGCTGTGGAGCCTTCATGGAAACCGAATGGTGGACTTGTTCAAATTGTGGCTTGATGAAGCGCGCATCATGA